One part of the Malus sylvestris chromosome 2, drMalSylv7.2, whole genome shotgun sequence genome encodes these proteins:
- the LOC126586159 gene encoding uncharacterized protein LOC126586159 isoform X2, with amino-acid sequence MDRKLVVLGIPWDIDTEGLKEYMVKFGELEDCIVMKDRSTGRSRGFGYATFVSAEDAKNAASSEHFLGNRMLEVKIATPKEEMRAPARKVTRIFVARIPQSVTEANFRSHFEKYGEITDLYMPKDQGSKAHRGIGFITFENADSVETLMADTHELGGSNVVVDRATPKAKDFRPVGRMAQQGGYGAYNAYISAATRYAALGAPTLYDHPVPGPAFPRGESSRGLGKKIFVGRLPQEATSDDLRQYFGRFGCIVDVYVPRDPKRTGHRGFGFVTFGEDGVAERVSRRSHEICGQEVAIDTATPPEDAGMSGNFMMNNVEPFAGYGGPMRSYGRMYGSLDFDDWGYGIGSGVGVARPSRANWRYRPY; translated from the exons ATGGACCGTAAGCTCGTG GTTTTGGGCATTCCGTGGGATATCGATACGGAAGGGCTGAAAGAGTATATGGTCAAATTTGGGGAATTGGAAGATTGTATTGTCATGAAG GATCGGTCAACTGGTCGGTCTCGTGGATTTGGATATGCAACATTTGTATCTGCTGAAGATGCGAAG AATGCAGCATCAAGTGAGCACTTTCTTGGCAATCGAATGCTGGAAGTTAAAATAGCTACTCCAAAG gagGAGATGAGAGCACCTGCAAGAAAAGTTACCAGGATATTTGTTGCAAGGATCCCACAATCTGTGACAGAAGCAAACTTTAGAAG TCATTTTGAGAAATATGGTGAAATAACGGATTTATACATGCCGAAG GATCAAGGCTCAAAAGCACATCGTGGAATTGGGTTTATAACATTTGAAAATGCAG ATTCCGTGGAAACATTGATGGCTGATACTCATGAATTAGGCGGTTCCAATGTAGTTGTTGATCGAGCTACACCCAAGGCAA AAGACTTCAGACCAGTTGGAAGAATGGCGCAACAGGGTGGCTATGGTGCATATAATGCTTACATCTCAGCAGCAACTAGATATGCAGCCCTCGGGGCTCCTACTTTGTATGACCATCCTGTACCAGGACCAGCTTTTCCAA GAGGGGAATCTTCTCGAGGACTAGGCAAAAAGATCTTTGTTGGCCGGCTTCCTCAGGAAGCAACCTCTGATGATCTCCGCCAGTATTTTGGGAGATTTGGTTGTATAGTAGATGTCTATGTTCCAAGG GACCCCAAAAGAACTGGGCATAGAGGATTTGGTTTTGTAACTTTTGGGGAAGATGGTGTAGCCGAACGTGTATCACGAAGGTCTCATGAGATTTGTGGCCAGGAG GTTGCAATAGACACAGCGACACCTCCCGAGGATGCTGGTATGAGTGGAAATTTTATGATGAATAATGTAGAGCCCTTTGCCGGCTATGGTGGTCCTATGCGCTCCTATGGCAGGATGTATGGAAGTCTGGATTTTGATGAT TGGGGTTACGGAATTGGCAGTGGGGTCGGCGTTGCAAGACCATCAAGAGCAAACTGGAGGTACAGGCCATACTAG
- the LOC126586159 gene encoding uncharacterized protein LOC126586159 isoform X1: MDRKLVVLGIPWDIDTEGLKEYMVKFGELEDCIVMKDRSTGRSRGFGYATFVSAEDAKNAASSEHFLGNRMLEVKIATPKEEMRAPARKVTRIFVARIPQSVTEANFRSHFEKYGEITDLYMPKDQGSKAHRGIGFITFENADSVETLMADTHELGGSNVVVDRATPKEEDFRPVGRMAQQGGYGAYNAYISAATRYAALGAPTLYDHPVPGPAFPRGESSRGLGKKIFVGRLPQEATSDDLRQYFGRFGCIVDVYVPRDPKRTGHRGFGFVTFGEDGVAERVSRRSHEICGQEVAIDTATPPEDAGMSGNFMMNNVEPFAGYGGPMRSYGRMYGSLDFDDWGYGIGSGVGVARPSRANWRYRPY, encoded by the exons ATGGACCGTAAGCTCGTG GTTTTGGGCATTCCGTGGGATATCGATACGGAAGGGCTGAAAGAGTATATGGTCAAATTTGGGGAATTGGAAGATTGTATTGTCATGAAG GATCGGTCAACTGGTCGGTCTCGTGGATTTGGATATGCAACATTTGTATCTGCTGAAGATGCGAAG AATGCAGCATCAAGTGAGCACTTTCTTGGCAATCGAATGCTGGAAGTTAAAATAGCTACTCCAAAG gagGAGATGAGAGCACCTGCAAGAAAAGTTACCAGGATATTTGTTGCAAGGATCCCACAATCTGTGACAGAAGCAAACTTTAGAAG TCATTTTGAGAAATATGGTGAAATAACGGATTTATACATGCCGAAG GATCAAGGCTCAAAAGCACATCGTGGAATTGGGTTTATAACATTTGAAAATGCAG ATTCCGTGGAAACATTGATGGCTGATACTCATGAATTAGGCGGTTCCAATGTAGTTGTTGATCGAGCTACACCCAAG GAAGAAGACTTCAGACCAGTTGGAAGAATGGCGCAACAGGGTGGCTATGGTGCATATAATGCTTACATCTCAGCAGCAACTAGATATGCAGCCCTCGGGGCTCCTACTTTGTATGACCATCCTGTACCAGGACCAGCTTTTCCAA GAGGGGAATCTTCTCGAGGACTAGGCAAAAAGATCTTTGTTGGCCGGCTTCCTCAGGAAGCAACCTCTGATGATCTCCGCCAGTATTTTGGGAGATTTGGTTGTATAGTAGATGTCTATGTTCCAAGG GACCCCAAAAGAACTGGGCATAGAGGATTTGGTTTTGTAACTTTTGGGGAAGATGGTGTAGCCGAACGTGTATCACGAAGGTCTCATGAGATTTGTGGCCAGGAG GTTGCAATAGACACAGCGACACCTCCCGAGGATGCTGGTATGAGTGGAAATTTTATGATGAATAATGTAGAGCCCTTTGCCGGCTATGGTGGTCCTATGCGCTCCTATGGCAGGATGTATGGAAGTCTGGATTTTGATGAT TGGGGTTACGGAATTGGCAGTGGGGTCGGCGTTGCAAGACCATCAAGAGCAAACTGGAGGTACAGGCCATACTAG